The DNA region GTACCGTTTGAATATTACCGTTTGGTTGAACGATAGCAATCGCACAAACAAATCGTGCAGTTCGTTGTTCCCAGGGGATGAGCTTAAGTGCATCGAGTAATTTTTTATTTCGTTCCACGTCATTTTTTGCATACCGTGCTGATTTAATTCCGGGTGCTCCACCTAATACGGTAACTTCTAATCCGGAATCATCTGCTAAAGTTAAATGCCCAGTTAATTTTGCTACGGTTATAGCCTTTTTCGTTGCGTTTTCAATGAAGGTAGTTCCATCCTCAGGTAATTCACCAAATTCAGGATAGTCCGCTAATGTTTTTATTTCGAAATCTAATCCTTGCAATAACTCCTTAATCTCAGCTAATTTCCCTATATTTCTTGTTGCAATCACTAACTTCATAACCGATTGTGAGAACAAGCGAATATCGCGATTTTTAACTAACATTCGTGTTCTATTCCCTCTCGATTTATTGCAATAATTCTTTTTGAATATCGATTAATCTAAAGATACCTGATTTCGCTAATTCTAATAATGAATTGAGTTCTTCTTGGGAGAACGGTTTACGTTCTGCGGTTCCTTGGACTTCAATAAATTGTCCGCGACCAGTCATGACGATATTCATATCAACTTCAGCAACTACATCTTCGTCATACGTTAAATCTAATAATTTTTGACCATTAACAATCCCGACACTGGTTGCAGCAACATAGTCTAATATTGGGGACTGTGATATTTTCTTTTCCTGAATTAAATAATTTATAGCATCGACTAACGCAATATACGCTCCAGTAATCGATGCGGTTCTAGTTCCACCATCCGCTTGGATAACATCACAATCGAGCCAAATAGTTCGTGGACCGAGTGCAATTAAATCCGTCACTGCACGCAATGAACGACCTATAAGACGCTGGATTTCGTGGGTTCTTCCGCTTGGTTTTCCTCGAGCTGTATCACGAATTATCCGAACTTGGGTTGACCGCGGAAGCATACCATATTCTGCAGTTATCCATCCTTGACCAGTATTAATTAAATGCGGTGGAACTTTATCTTCTACCGTAGCACTGCAGATAACTCTGGTATCGCCAATTTCAATTAATACCGACCCTTCAGCATATTTTAGATACTTCCGAGTAATTTTAACTTGACGTA from bacterium includes:
- a CDS encoding XTP/dITP diphosphatase yields the protein MLVKNRDIRLFSQSVMKLVIATRNIGKLAEIKELLQGLDFEIKTLADYPEFGELPEDGTTFIENATKKAITVAKLTGHLTLADDSGLEVTVLGGAPGIKSARYAKNDVERNKKLLDALKLIPWEQRTARFVCAIAIVQPNGNIQTVQETCDGFIAFEPQGTNGFGFDPIFYYPPLGKTFAELSRTEKSKYSHRGKALRAARKILEQLITYTPS
- the rph gene encoding ribonuclease PH, producing the protein MSVRLDGRKETELRQVKITRKYLKYAEGSVLIEIGDTRVICSATVEDKVPPHLINTGQGWITAEYGMLPRSTQVRIIRDTARGKPSGRTHEIQRLIGRSLRAVTDLIALGPRTIWLDCDVIQADGGTRTASITGAYIALVDAINYLIQEKKISQSPILDYVAATSVGIVNGQKLLDLTYDEDVVAEVDMNIVMTGRGQFIEVQGTAERKPFSQEELNSLLELAKSGIFRLIDIQKELLQ